The Oncorhynchus mykiss isolate Arlee chromosome 28, USDA_OmykA_1.1, whole genome shotgun sequence genome includes a window with the following:
- the LOC110516585 gene encoding C-X-C chemokine receptor type 4, with product MSYYEHFVIPESDYDYNDTISGFGSGLGDFGAGFEEPCDRELLSPSVQRVFIPVVYGFIFTLGITGNGLVVFVLGCQRKARLSLTDRYRLHLCAADLLFVLALPFWAVDAALGDWRFGAVTCVGVHVIYTVNLYGSVLILAFISLDRYLAVVKATDTSTTHIRQRLAHRYVYAGAWLPAGLLAFPDMVFARTQEAGEGEMVCARLYPPENAPLWVSLFHLQTVLVGLVVPGLVLLVCYCVIVSRLTRGPLGGQRQKRRAVRTTVALVLCFFLCWLPYCIGITVDALLRLELIPRGCTLESGLGLWLAVSEPMAYAHCCLNPLLYAFLGVGFKSSARRALTLTRMSSLKILPRRRTGATTSTTTESESSSLHSS from the exons ATGTCCTACTACGAG cACTTTGTGATACCAGAATCGGATTATGACTACAATGACACAATTTCCGGTTTTGGTTCTGGCTTGGGCGATTTCGGCGCTGGATTTGAGGAGCCATGTGACCGTGAACTGCTGAGCCCCAGCGTGCAGCGTGTCTTCATCCCGGTGGTGTACGGTTTCATCTTCACCCTGGGGATCACCGGGAATGGCCTGGTGGTGTTTGTACTGGGCTGCCAGCGGAAGGCCCGCCTCAGCCTAACGGACCGCTACCGGCTGCACCTCTGCGCCGCCGACCTGCTCTTCGTGCTGGCGCTGCCCTTCTGGGCTGTGGATGCAGCACTAGGGGACTGGCGCTTTGGAGCAGTCACATGTGTCGGCGTGCACGTCATCTACACGGTGAACCTGTATGGCAGCGTGCTGATCCTGGCCTTCATCAGTCTGGACCGCTACCTGGCCGTGGTCAAAGCCACGGACACCAGCACCACACACATCCGGCAGCGGCTAGCTCACAGGTATGTGTACGCTGGTGCCTGGCTGCCGGCTGGTCTCCTCGCTTTCCCAGACATGGTGTTCGCTCGGACCCAGGAGGCAGGGGAAGGGGAGATGGTGTGTGCAAGGCTCTATCCGCCAGAGAACGCCCCACTGTGGGTGTCCCTGTTTCACCTTCAGACGgtgctggtggggctggtggTGCCGGGCCTGGTTCtactggtgtgttactgtgtgatCGTGTCCAGGCTGACCCGCGGCCCTCTGGGAGGCCAGAGGCAGAAGAGGAGGGCGGTGCGGACCACTGTGGCTTTGGTTCTCTGTTTCTTCCTCTGCTGGCTGCCGTACTGCATTGGCATCACAGTGGATGCTCTCCTCCGCTTGGAGCTGATCCCGCGGGGCTGTACGTTGGAGTCAGGCCTGGGGTTGTGGTTAGCGGTGTCTGAGCCAATGGCGTACGCCCATTGCTGCTTGAACCCGCTGCTCTATGCCTTCCTGGGAGTGGGTTTCAAGAGTTCTGCTCGCCGCGCCCTCACACTTACACGCATGTCCAGCCTGAAGATTCTCCCGCGTAGACGAACAGGCGCCACGACGTCCACAACGACAGAGTCAGAGTCATCTAGTCTGCACTCCAGCTAA